A window of the Pyxidicoccus trucidator genome harbors these coding sequences:
- a CDS encoding TetR family transcriptional regulator — protein sequence MTRGDLIGAARKLFTDQSYAETSTPEIAAAAGVTRGALYHHFEDKQALFRAVVEQEALAVAEEIERATPPALPVRRALLAGADAYLAAMALPGRTRLLLLDGPAVLGRAEMDAIDLRHAGRTLREGLAAAMREGTMVKGPLDALTGLLSAAFDRAALAIDAGASAADYRGAIVALIEGLLTVKARARP from the coding sequence GTGACTCGTGGGGACCTGATTGGGGCCGCGCGCAAGCTCTTCACGGACCAGTCCTATGCGGAGACCAGCACGCCGGAAATCGCCGCCGCGGCCGGCGTGACTCGGGGCGCGCTGTACCACCACTTCGAGGACAAGCAGGCGCTCTTCCGCGCGGTGGTCGAGCAGGAGGCGCTCGCCGTCGCCGAGGAGATTGAGCGCGCCACGCCGCCAGCGCTCCCGGTGCGCCGGGCGCTGCTCGCCGGAGCGGACGCCTATCTCGCGGCCATGGCCCTGCCAGGGCGCACCCGGCTGTTGCTCCTCGACGGCCCGGCGGTGCTCGGCCGCGCGGAGATGGATGCCATCGACCTCCGCCACGCGGGCCGCACGCTGCGGGAGGGGCTGGCCGCGGCGATGCGCGAAGGCACGATGGTCAAGGGGCCGCTCGACGCGCTCACGGGGCTCTTGTCGGCGGCGTTCGACCGCGCGGCGCTGGCCATCGACGCGGGCGCGTCCGCCGCGGACTACCGTGGCGCCATCGTCGCGCTCATCGAAGGGCTGCTCACCGTCAAGGCGCG
- a CDS encoding VOC family protein: protein MKTTAYYPVLLAPDVAEAARFYVTHFQFKPLFESDWYVHLQSTRSSSVNLGIVRNDHETLPQASRGSTSCLLLNFEVDDPDEVYARVQAANLPILRTLRDEPFGQRHFITADPNGVMIDVIKPIPPSAEFAAQYADEALPR, encoded by the coding sequence ATGAAGACCACCGCCTACTACCCGGTGTTGCTGGCCCCCGACGTGGCGGAGGCCGCGCGCTTCTACGTCACGCACTTCCAGTTCAAGCCCCTGTTCGAGAGCGACTGGTACGTGCACCTGCAGTCGACCCGGAGCTCGAGCGTCAACCTCGGCATCGTCCGGAACGACCACGAGACGCTCCCGCAGGCCTCGCGGGGAAGCACCTCCTGCCTGCTCCTCAACTTCGAGGTGGACGACCCGGACGAAGTCTACGCGCGAGTCCAGGCGGCGAACCTGCCCATCCTCCGGACCCTGCGCGACGAGCCGTTCGGACAGCGCCACTTCATCACCGCGGACCCGAACGGGGTGATGATTGATGTCATCAAGCCCATCCCCCCGTCGGCCGAGTTCGCAGCGCAGTATGCCGACGAGGCGCTACCGCGCTGA
- a CDS encoding alpha/beta hydrolase family esterase → MSMSRSVGALARMLLVSLALFTGAPAEAGSWVHGYHGGRGFQLWVPEGYQPDAPLPLVVALHGCLQNPDQFAGLTRLNVKADAERFLVLYPNQAVFANPTQCWNFMLGTNQERGSGEPALMVGMVDLVKQHYAVDARRVYVGGVSAGAVMAGTLMACYSDVFAAGMVGAGAMYKAATTISGTAWAMTFGSIYHPDDRGRDAWVCSGRPGRTVPVLVMHGTEDDVVNPINGEQAVRQFLQTSDYGDDGLNNDSVRYVATWKASASVPGGRTYTVTDYVYGGELLARHYSIRGMGHAWPGGDARYPFADPSGPDATTFMWDFFRQHALDAP, encoded by the coding sequence ATGTCGATGAGTCGGAGTGTTGGCGCGCTCGCGCGGATGCTGCTCGTGTCTCTCGCACTCTTCACGGGAGCACCGGCCGAGGCCGGCTCCTGGGTGCACGGCTACCATGGCGGACGGGGCTTCCAGCTCTGGGTGCCCGAGGGCTACCAGCCCGACGCGCCGCTCCCGCTGGTGGTGGCGCTGCACGGCTGCCTCCAGAACCCGGACCAGTTCGCCGGCCTCACTCGGCTGAACGTGAAGGCGGACGCGGAGCGGTTCCTGGTGCTCTATCCAAACCAGGCGGTGTTCGCCAATCCCACTCAGTGCTGGAACTTCATGCTCGGCACCAACCAGGAGCGCGGCTCGGGCGAGCCCGCGCTGATGGTCGGCATGGTGGACCTGGTGAAGCAGCACTACGCGGTGGACGCGCGCCGCGTCTACGTCGGCGGAGTCTCCGCCGGGGCCGTCATGGCGGGCACGCTGATGGCCTGTTACTCGGACGTCTTCGCCGCCGGCATGGTGGGCGCGGGGGCGATGTACAAGGCGGCCACGACGATTTCAGGCACCGCGTGGGCGATGACGTTCGGCAGCATCTACCACCCGGATGACCGGGGCAGGGATGCGTGGGTGTGCTCGGGCCGGCCGGGCCGGACGGTGCCGGTGCTCGTCATGCATGGCACCGAGGACGACGTCGTCAACCCCATCAATGGCGAGCAGGCGGTGCGGCAGTTCCTGCAGACCAGTGACTACGGTGATGACGGCCTGAACAACGACAGCGTGCGCTACGTGGCGACGTGGAAGGCGAGTGCCAGCGTGCCCGGAGGCCGGACGTATACCGTGACGGACTACGTGTACGGGGGCGAGCTGCTGGCAAGGCACTACTCCATCCGCGGCATGGGCCACGCCTGGCCGGGAGGAGACGCGCGCTACCCGTTCGCGGACCCCTCGGGCCCGGACGCCACCACCTTCATGTGGGACTTCTTCCGGCAGCACGCGCTGGACGCGCCGTAG
- a CDS encoding alpha/beta fold hydrolase: protein MPMLPLDGVSLHCDTRGDGAPVLLLHGLGSSGRDWELVTPRLAAGHRVIVPDARGHGRSETPSGPYGVPLFTRDIAALCDALGLTRVHVVGLSMGGMMGFQLAVDRPDLVRSLVIVNSGPELKARTLRRKFAFALRLLVLRFLGPMGMAKMLAPRLFPKPEQAELRQRVLDTLGHNDADAYRRATRGLLGWSVLERVKDIACPVLVLHSERDYTPLSEKQAYVALLRDARLQVLSDSGHAAPLDQPEQLAEAVEGFLREVEGAAPATRLPA, encoded by the coding sequence ATGCCCATGCTTCCGCTCGACGGGGTGTCCCTCCATTGCGACACGCGGGGTGACGGGGCGCCGGTGCTGCTCCTGCATGGCCTGGGCTCGTCCGGGCGGGACTGGGAGCTGGTGACGCCCCGGCTCGCGGCGGGCCACCGGGTCATCGTCCCGGACGCGCGGGGACATGGCCGGAGCGAGACGCCGTCGGGGCCGTACGGGGTGCCGCTCTTCACCCGGGACATCGCCGCGCTGTGCGACGCGCTGGGCCTCACCCGGGTGCACGTGGTGGGGCTGTCGATGGGCGGGATGATGGGCTTCCAGCTCGCGGTGGACCGGCCGGACCTGGTGCGCAGCCTGGTCATCGTCAACAGCGGGCCGGAGCTGAAGGCCCGGACGCTGCGCCGCAAGTTCGCCTTCGCGCTGCGGCTGCTGGTGCTGCGGTTCCTCGGCCCCATGGGCATGGCGAAGATGCTCGCGCCCCGGCTCTTCCCCAAGCCGGAGCAGGCGGAGCTGCGGCAGCGCGTGCTGGACACCCTCGGGCACAACGACGCGGATGCGTACCGGCGGGCGACGCGTGGGCTCCTCGGCTGGAGCGTGCTGGAGCGCGTGAAGGACATCGCCTGTCCCGTGCTGGTGCTCCACTCCGAGCGCGACTACACGCCGCTGTCCGAGAAGCAGGCGTACGTGGCCCTGCTCCGGGACGCCCGCCTCCAGGTGTTGAGCGACTCCGGACATGCCGCGCCGCTCGACCAGCCCGAGCAGCTCGCCGAGGCGGTGGAGGGCTTCCTGCGCGAAGTCGAAGGCGCGGCGCCGGCCACGCGGCTCCCAGCCTGA
- a CDS encoding TetR/AcrR family transcriptional regulator, translating into MSSPSRPRLRAQPASLPPSAGPDGTRRRILETALQLFASRGFHDTSIRDLAAVLELRPSALYAHFPSKEHVLMELVRIGHEAHHELLRAALLDAGAEPAEQVRALVRAHTRAHAEHPQLALVVNEEFYALTPEMAAPALALREQSAALLMEVIERGVSKRRFAPPHPLVTARAIAAMGVRLPYWYEPGGALDVDTLADAHAELALRMLGSATSR; encoded by the coding sequence ATGAGTTCCCCTTCCCGCCCCCGGCTGCGAGCCCAGCCCGCGAGCCTTCCCCCCTCGGCCGGCCCCGACGGCACGCGTCGGCGCATCCTGGAGACGGCCCTGCAGCTCTTCGCGAGCCGGGGGTTCCACGACACGTCGATTCGGGACCTGGCCGCCGTGCTGGAGCTGCGGCCGAGCGCGCTGTACGCGCACTTCCCCTCCAAGGAGCACGTGCTCATGGAGCTGGTGCGCATCGGCCATGAGGCCCACCACGAGCTGCTCCGGGCAGCCCTGCTGGACGCGGGCGCCGAGCCCGCCGAGCAGGTGCGGGCGCTCGTCCGGGCCCACACCCGCGCTCACGCGGAGCACCCGCAGCTGGCCCTGGTGGTGAACGAGGAGTTCTACGCGCTGACACCGGAGATGGCCGCGCCCGCGCTGGCGCTCCGTGAGCAGTCGGCCGCCCTGCTCATGGAGGTCATCGAGCGCGGCGTCTCCAAGAGACGCTTCGCGCCTCCCCATCCCCTCGTCACCGCGCGCGCGATTGCCGCGATGGGGGTGCGCCTCCCGTACTGGTACGAGCCAGGAGGCGCACTGGACGTCGACACCCTCGCCGACGCCCACGCCGAGCTGGCGCTGCGCATGCTGGGCAGCGCCACCAGCCGCTAG
- a CDS encoding tectonin domain-containing protein, with amino-acid sequence MRSHSKATSLAGLAIGLLLLVGAPRAEAQQQVPAVAQVPANAPPAIPPGMKVTCTQGPGTGAAATTCPVLKWYGYTYWAFSFSDNRLAMGIVAYDSAGKVVAQWEKPGARYVYAITVDATNKSVTFAGQSDAKISMTWDALFPPPVVVQVPANAPPAVPAGMKVTCTQGPGTGAAATTCPVIKWGGYTYWAFSYTDNRLAMGIVAYDATGKVVAQWEKPGSRYVYAITVDSVGRNVVFAGQSDAKITMKWSDLFPPAAPLATPRWELVAGPAGATLKQVSVGSANAIWGLDTAGFPWRWTGSAWEKKAGTVSTLSVTADGTVWATNPPDSLRVLKLDVANNKWTWNIPTGMKQVAAITATTAWGLDNSGSHFWLNGSTWEKKGCCVSQLAVGSDGVLWATNPPDANRVLRWDGTKWAYNIPAGMTFVTVGNAQNIWALNGSDQVFKWTGAAWQPIPGALRNISAAGDGTVWGLNAQGMVYKWVP; translated from the coding sequence ATGAGAAGTCACTCGAAAGCCACGAGCCTCGCGGGGCTCGCCATCGGATTGCTGCTGCTCGTGGGCGCCCCCCGAGCCGAGGCGCAGCAGCAGGTGCCCGCGGTCGCGCAGGTACCGGCGAACGCTCCCCCCGCCATTCCTCCGGGGATGAAGGTGACGTGCACGCAGGGGCCGGGCACCGGGGCCGCGGCCACCACCTGCCCCGTACTCAAGTGGTACGGCTACACCTACTGGGCCTTCAGCTTCAGCGACAACCGCCTGGCGATGGGCATCGTCGCCTATGACTCGGCGGGCAAGGTCGTGGCGCAGTGGGAGAAGCCCGGCGCCCGCTACGTGTACGCCATCACCGTGGACGCCACCAACAAGAGCGTGACGTTCGCGGGCCAGTCGGATGCGAAGATCTCCATGACGTGGGACGCGCTGTTCCCGCCCCCCGTGGTCGTCCAGGTCCCGGCGAACGCGCCGCCCGCCGTCCCCGCTGGCATGAAGGTGACGTGCACTCAGGGGCCGGGCACGGGGGCCGCGGCCACCACGTGCCCCGTCATCAAGTGGGGGGGCTACACGTACTGGGCCTTCAGCTACACCGACAACCGGCTGGCGATGGGCATCGTCGCCTATGACGCCACGGGCAAGGTCGTGGCGCAGTGGGAGAAGCCTGGTTCCCGCTACGTGTATGCCATCACCGTGGACTCCGTCGGCAGGAACGTGGTGTTCGCCGGCCAGTCGGACGCGAAGATCACCATGAAGTGGAGTGACCTCTTCCCTCCGGCCGCGCCGCTGGCGACTCCGCGCTGGGAGCTGGTGGCGGGGCCCGCGGGCGCCACGCTCAAGCAGGTCTCGGTGGGCAGCGCCAACGCCATCTGGGGGCTGGATACCGCCGGCTTCCCCTGGCGGTGGACCGGCTCGGCCTGGGAGAAGAAGGCCGGCACCGTCAGCACCCTCTCCGTCACGGCCGACGGCACCGTGTGGGCCACCAATCCTCCCGACTCCCTGCGCGTGCTGAAGCTGGACGTCGCCAACAACAAGTGGACCTGGAACATCCCCACCGGCATGAAGCAGGTGGCCGCCATCACCGCCACCACGGCCTGGGGCCTGGACAATAGCGGCTCGCACTTCTGGCTGAACGGCTCCACCTGGGAGAAGAAGGGCTGCTGCGTCAGTCAGCTCGCTGTCGGCTCGGATGGCGTGCTGTGGGCCACCAACCCTCCGGACGCCAACCGCGTCCTCCGCTGGGACGGCACGAAGTGGGCCTACAACATCCCCGCGGGGATGACCTTCGTGACGGTGGGCAATGCCCAGAACATCTGGGCCCTGAACGGCTCGGACCAGGTCTTCAAGTGGACCGGTGCTGCCTGGCAGCCGATTCCCGGCGCGCTGCGGAACATCTCCGCGGCTGGTGATGGCACCGTCTGGGGCCTCAATGCCCAGGGCATGGTCTACAAGTGGGTCCCCTAG
- a CDS encoding alpha/beta fold hydrolase, producing the protein MTAHERFEVERGQTRLAGEHAGRGPALVFLHAGVADRRMWRAELAAFASTHHALAYDRRGFGESHGAPAPFSHVEDLAAVLDALGERQAVLVGCSQGGRVALDFTLAHPDRVRGLVLVAPAVSGAPAPAAPAPSVASLAASIEEAEGRGDVERVNALEARLWLDGPQGPEGRVDGAARALFLEMNGVALRAPSPGAEREPPPALPRLGELRVPTRVVYGDLDLPHLQERCALLARGIPGADLRVMPGCAHLPNLEQPRAFETLVRELLERLDG; encoded by the coding sequence ATGACGGCGCACGAGCGATTCGAAGTCGAACGGGGGCAGACGCGCCTCGCGGGCGAACACGCGGGGCGCGGGCCAGCGCTGGTGTTCCTGCACGCGGGAGTGGCGGACCGGCGGATGTGGCGCGCCGAGCTCGCCGCCTTCGCTTCCACACACCACGCGCTCGCGTATGACCGGCGCGGCTTCGGAGAGAGCCACGGGGCACCCGCGCCCTTCAGCCATGTGGAGGACCTCGCCGCGGTGCTCGATGCGCTGGGCGAGCGCCAGGCGGTGCTCGTGGGCTGCTCCCAGGGCGGACGCGTGGCGCTCGACTTCACGCTCGCGCATCCGGACCGGGTGCGGGGCCTCGTGCTCGTCGCGCCCGCGGTGAGTGGCGCACCTGCCCCCGCCGCGCCCGCGCCTTCCGTGGCGAGCCTCGCCGCGAGCATCGAGGAGGCGGAAGGCCGGGGGGATGTGGAGCGCGTCAATGCCCTGGAGGCCCGTCTGTGGCTGGACGGGCCGCAAGGTCCCGAGGGCCGGGTGGACGGCGCGGCGCGTGCGCTCTTCCTGGAGATGAACGGCGTGGCGCTGCGCGCACCGTCCCCCGGCGCGGAGCGGGAGCCCCCACCCGCGCTGCCGAGGCTCGGCGAGCTGCGCGTGCCGACGCGGGTGGTGTACGGGGACCTGGACCTGCCGCACCTTCAGGAGCGCTGCGCACTGCTCGCGCGCGGCATCCCCGGCGCGGACCTGCGCGTGATGCCGGGCTGTGCGCACCTGCCCAACCTCGAGCAGCCCCGCGCCTTCGAGACGCTGGTGCGCGAGCTGCTCGAGCGACTGGACGGCTGA
- a CDS encoding bestrophin family protein produces MIVRPRPSPLRLLFVVRGTILPRVLPHVLGIAVLSCLVVWGFRQSGMRPLVASPAPLSLLGIALSIFLGFRNNASYERWWEARKVWGALLIELRTFSHEAITLLDDGRTELPLAGQQVARRLVHRNIAFAHALAAHLRGHDAGEDISRFVPEPERSRVLASANRPNALLRGHAEELAALRRQGRLSDIPWSTLSERVHALMGVLCACERIRFTPVPFAYTVLLHRTAYLFCLLLPFGLAEAVGWFTPVLSAMIAYTFFGLDRLSDELEEPFGDAPNDLPLLALARTAEMNLLEALGEPQPEPLRPRDFILE; encoded by the coding sequence GTGATTGTCCGTCCCCGTCCCAGCCCTCTCCGACTCCTCTTCGTCGTGCGCGGCACCATCCTGCCGCGCGTCCTGCCTCACGTCCTGGGCATCGCGGTGCTGTCCTGCCTCGTCGTCTGGGGCTTCAGGCAGAGCGGCATGCGCCCGCTGGTCGCCTCACCCGCGCCCCTGTCGTTGCTGGGCATCGCACTCTCCATCTTCCTCGGCTTCCGGAACAACGCCTCCTACGAGCGCTGGTGGGAAGCTCGCAAGGTCTGGGGCGCACTCCTCATCGAGCTGCGCACGTTCTCGCACGAGGCCATCACCCTGCTGGACGACGGCCGCACCGAGCTGCCCCTGGCAGGGCAACAGGTGGCGCGGCGGCTCGTGCACCGGAACATCGCCTTCGCGCACGCGCTCGCCGCGCACCTGCGGGGGCACGATGCCGGGGAGGATATCTCCCGCTTCGTCCCGGAGCCGGAGCGCTCGCGCGTGCTGGCCAGTGCAAACCGGCCGAATGCCCTGCTGCGCGGGCACGCCGAGGAGCTGGCCGCGTTGCGGCGGCAGGGCCGGCTCTCCGACATCCCCTGGAGCACGCTGAGCGAGCGGGTGCATGCGCTGATGGGCGTGCTGTGCGCCTGCGAGCGCATCCGCTTCACCCCCGTGCCCTTCGCGTACACGGTGCTTCTCCACCGCACCGCGTACCTCTTCTGCCTGCTGCTTCCCTTCGGGCTCGCCGAAGCCGTGGGTTGGTTCACGCCGGTGCTCTCGGCGATGATCGCCTACACCTTCTTCGGGCTCGACCGGTTGAGCGACGAGTTGGAGGAGCCCTTCGGGGATGCCCCCAATGACCTGCCCCTGCTCGCGCTTGCCCGCACGGCCGAGATGAATCTGCTCGAAGCGCTGGGCGAGCCACAGCCCGAGCCGCTGCGGCCACGGGACTTCATCCTCGAATAG
- a CDS encoding PH domain-containing protein, translating to MFGKLAADALGLSDIGSVIAPADYDKVDSDDYVMHEDQEKIFFLIKSKSDEYCFTNKALIHLDGTSAASKKRMLRRYSYSTHPVSNVMLETAGNMDMDVEIKFHLGNKDFSIDVHKKQLEQVKDLYKALFRISELIRENEVMLGHAKASVEVASSTLGRGQAGATPTVEAFKELNQAAFAWLSGAQQKYHVKDFGSVFERYIKA from the coding sequence ATGTTTGGGAAGCTCGCCGCGGATGCCCTCGGTCTCAGCGACATCGGCTCCGTCATCGCTCCGGCGGATTACGACAAGGTGGACTCCGACGACTACGTGATGCACGAGGACCAGGAGAAGATCTTCTTCCTCATCAAGTCCAAGTCCGACGAGTACTGCTTCACCAACAAGGCGCTCATCCACCTGGACGGCACCAGCGCCGCCAGCAAGAAGCGCATGCTGCGCCGCTACAGCTACAGCACCCATCCGGTCTCGAATGTGATGCTGGAGACGGCCGGCAACATGGACATGGACGTGGAGATCAAGTTCCACCTTGGCAACAAGGACTTCTCCATCGACGTGCACAAGAAGCAGCTGGAGCAGGTGAAGGACCTCTACAAGGCGCTGTTCCGCATCTCCGAGCTGATTCGGGAGAATGAAGTCATGCTCGGCCACGCCAAGGCCAGCGTCGAGGTCGCCTCGTCCACGCTCGGTCGCGGTCAGGCGGGCGCCACGCCCACGGTGGAGGCGTTCAAGGAGCTCAACCAGGCCGCCTTCGCCTGGCTCAGCGGCGCGCAGCAGAAGTACCACGTGAAGGACTTCGGCTCCGTGTTCGAGCGCTACATCAAGGCCTGA
- a CDS encoding manganese efflux pump MntP family protein — translation MPLTMLLLLALGLAMDATAVSIASALAAPRVRVRDALLVASLFGLFQAGMPVIGWAVGAQFADAIAAWDHWLAFVLLAGIGGKMLHEAYTHRHLGTGAAPKAGEAPVASDPFHPARLTVMALATSIDALAAGVTLPALNVHIAMAAAIIGGVTLVLCLLGMSVARRFGESLEGKLDVVGGIVLIGLGFKTLLEHLLA, via the coding sequence ATGCCATTGACGATGTTGCTGCTCCTCGCGCTGGGCCTGGCCATGGACGCCACGGCCGTCTCCATCGCGAGTGCGCTCGCGGCCCCGCGCGTCCGGGTACGTGACGCCCTCCTCGTCGCTTCACTCTTCGGCCTCTTCCAGGCGGGCATGCCCGTCATCGGCTGGGCCGTGGGGGCGCAGTTCGCGGATGCCATCGCGGCCTGGGACCACTGGCTGGCCTTCGTGCTCCTCGCGGGCATCGGGGGCAAGATGCTGCATGAGGCCTATACCCACCGCCACCTGGGGACGGGCGCCGCACCGAAGGCGGGCGAGGCGCCCGTCGCGAGCGACCCGTTCCACCCGGCGCGGCTCACCGTCATGGCGCTGGCCACCAGCATCGACGCGCTGGCGGCGGGGGTGACGCTCCCAGCGCTCAACGTCCACATCGCGATGGCAGCGGCCATCATTGGCGGGGTGACGCTCGTCCTGTGCCTGCTGGGCATGAGCGTTGCGCGACGGTTCGGTGAGTCGCTCGAGGGCAAGCTCGACGTCGTCGGAGGCATCGTCCTCATCGGGCTCGGCTTCAAGACGCTCCTGGAGCACCTCCTCGCCTGA